The genomic interval GATATGATGAGGGCCTACCCCAGAGTCCTGAAATTATAAAAGCATGTTTAAAACGAACCCAGAATCCActtagtttataaaataaacaaagcttgAAAGAAgtagtaacaaaacaaaaacaattaaaccaatttaaaaaatgattttttttttttttttcgataaGGTACATGACACCCAAGACAGGTGGTGGGAAAAAGGATGAGTCAGCTTACCTTTTGATTTCTCCTGAAGTGGTGGCACGCTGCCTGTCTCTTTGGTCTTCTTTATCCTAAACATTACATATTATCATAAAATCACTTATATATAAATTCAGAGTACAGTGAAACTCACTTGTTGAATTCCATCACagtggaaattaaataaatgttaaaaaaaaaaaaagaaagaaaatctttccatTATAACGAATTCCATCAGAAGCAGATATGAGCCACCCCAACACCTTACTTTTTACCAGTGGCTGAGTGGTATGTCTAACTTCTCCCACAGATCTTTATCACACCTCTCACTATAGTCGGGACTCAAGCAAGGCTAAGAGAGAGGGAATGGAGATAAACAGACTGTTTGAATATGTTGAATACCAACTATCACTTATTTGTGCACTTTTTACCTATCAATCACCTCAATCTAAATTTTgtcataacttttttttgttcCCACTGAATACATCTAGATAATAAGTAGATTATTAGGGGAAATATATCATGATTGAATCTGCTGTAGGTGAGATAATCCATTATAAAAatcccaaatttctttttctttatttatttatttatttattttttgagacggagttttgctcttgttccccaggctggagtgcaatggcgcgatctcggctcaccgcaacctctgcctcctgggttcaggcaattctcctgcctcagcctcctgagtagctggaattacaggcacatgccaccatgcccagttgattttttgtattttttttttttttttttttttgagacggagtttcgctgttgttacccaggctggagtgcaatggcacaatctcggctcaccgcaacctccgcctcctgggttcaagcaattctcctgcctcagcctcccgagtagctgggactacaggtgtgcaccaccatgcctggctaatttttgtatttttagtagagacggggtttcaccttgctgaccaagatggtctcaatctcttgacctcgtgatccacccgcctcggcctcccaaagtgctgggattacaggcttgagccaccgcgcccggccccaaatttcttgtaacaatattttttttgagacaaggtctcactgtctcccaggccagcGTGATGCAATcatatagctcactgtaactttgacctcctaggctcaaggaactTTACTGCCttagcttctcgagtagctgggatgaaaggtgcatgccaccacacaaggcgaattaaaaaaaaatgtttgtagagatggggtctcactatgcccaggctagtctcaaactgctggcctcaagcgatccttctgcctcagcctcccaaagtgctggatttccaagtgcgagccaccacatccggcctcttgaaattattttacactttaaaagTCAGCAGCAACTTTGCAGTACTccatactattattatttatattactaGAGTGTGCTCTGAGATTCACTAAAAAAATTTTGCTTACcaataagaaaatttgaaaaaaaaaaaaaaaaaaaacaaaaaacacttttaatCAAATATTCACACAAGGAGGGAAAAAGGAGGGTAAGGAGTTGtgcataaaacaaacaaaaatgagtacTTCCCTGCTTTGCCAAAACTGCTCCTTCACAGGGCGCTGTGCAACGTGCAGAGGAGAACAACATACTTGCAGACAATCTGACATATTCTCACTACAACGGCTAAAATGAAGACACTTGAGTTAAAGGCAGGGAAAAGAACTAACATTTATGTTTGCCaagcactttatatacattatgtCACTTGGCCATTACTATTCCACTTTATATATGAAGAACACTTGTCataacatgaataaaatatattcaattatcCTTCATTGACTTAAGTAAATTCACATTCAAATCAATGTACaatgtttagaaataattttacagtCAAATcacaaagggaaaacagaaacaaacaaacacgaCCCTGAAATATGTGGAAACAAtaagaagcaaaataaagacCCCAAATTAAGATCCAGAAAGGACTAATTCACGGCGTTTTCCAGGCTTCCAGTATGTTTAAGATGAGCATGTACATGGAAGGAAGGGTAACAAGACCGTTCCATACTGATACAAAGTCCATTGGCACAGGCAGCCCTACACACTCCTACCCCCTCCCCAAAGGGCACTGTTACCCTTGATGAAAATGACataggccgggagtggtggctcacacctgtaatcccagcactttgggagaccgaggcagatggatcacgagggcagaagatccagaccatcctggccaacatggtgaaactctgtctctacaaaaacacaaaaaattagccaggcatggtggcaggaccctgtaatctcagctactcaggaggctaaggcaggagaatcgcttgaacccaggaagcagaggttgcagtgagctgagatcatgtcactgcatgccagcctggcaacagagcaagacgtcatctcaaaaaaaaaaaaagagagagagagagagagagaccgagcacgatgtctcatgcctgtaatcccagcaccttgggatgcccaggtgggtggatcatgaggtcaagagatagagaccatcctggccaacttggtgaaaacccatctctactaaaaacacaaaaattagctgggtgtagtggcacacgcctgtagtccaagctactcaggaggcttaggcaggagaattgtttgaacttgggaggtggagattgtagtgagctgagatcatgctgctgcactccagcctggcgacagagcaagactccatcaaaaagaaaagaaagaaaaaagaaagaaagagagagagagagaaagaaatgagagagaaagaaagagaaagaaagaaagagaaagaaagaaaaagaaagaagggaaagaaagaaagaaaaagaagaaagaaaaaaagaaagaaagaaagaagaaagaaagaaaaagaaagaaagaaagaaagaaagaaagaaagaaagaaagaaagaaagaaagaaagaaagaaaaaggaaggaaggaagaaaaagaaagaaagagacaaaatgaCTTAAATTGAGAGTTAGGGGCACAAGTGTCTTGGTTCCAATTTAACTGACTGTCCTTGGTAGCTTTATAGTCATGTTTCAAACAGTCCCTCTTCTTTCTGCATCCCGCCACTGATGTAAGTTACCATTAGTagcaactctctctctctcttccatttcTGATTCTGCCTTATTTTCTTCTAACCTTACTTTAGACAGaacaattttgcattttatatttctatagctTGAAAATCTGTCCTCAGATAATGTTAAAAATGATGAGAAACGCTATATGTATGGTATTgtttattgtggttttatttacaaaaccaaaaaaatcaaagcatttaAGTAAACTGTGATTAAGTAAACTCTGGATCCTTAGCGAAATATAATGTGGTTGGTAAGACTGCTTAAAGAAGATATAGTGGCATGACCAAATGCATATATTAAGCTTTTTAAAAGGCAGGATAGAAATTTTTAGTACACTAAAGTCATGACAACGAAATCCAcgaaaaagaattttttctttcttttgatagaAGGGAATATTCAACAATAAAATTGGATATGTTAGGATGGGTAGattatcaaataattattttccttttttctgagaagttcttattcttattttcataatttaaattaaaattatcaacttttcattttaatattaccCAAATTTATTTCAAGAGTACTTGAAAAGAACAATAATATTAGCTGGAAAACTCAAGAAACATCTTTTGAAACTTTAATCTTGTGTTCTAGGTATGACTGGATGACTTCAAAGTTCATTATAATAGgaagataatataaaaatgtaaatcctTCCCTAAAGAGAGTTGCAACTCTGAATACTATAAgcgcttcactttttttttgtttgttttttgttttttgtttttgtttttttttaaataaagacagggtttctccatgttggtcaggctagtctcaaactcccgacctcaggtgatccgcctgcctcggcctcccaaagtgctgggattacaggcatgagccaccatgcccagccaagtgcttcactttttaaaaatgctaccaGAATGAATAACTACTAGACATTTCTAGTCACTCAGCAAGTATCtgaagaacaaacaaataaatcaaagCAAAAGCTGTATAGAATGTGAGACTATCTTACTGACTTAGAGATCCTTGGGCCGggggtagtggctcacgcctgtaatccaagcactttgaaggccaagcctggcagatcacctgaagtagggagttcaagaccaccctgaccaatatagtgaaaccccatcttgaaaaaaatagagatggggtttcattgtgttaggcaggatgatctcaatctcctgacctcatgatccacccacctcagcctcccaaagtcctgggattataggcataagctatcATGCCCGGCTGAGTTTTCTTCTAATAGCATGTCAGTCTGATTTTTAGCAGGAAAAGTATTTGtaataatgttttcaaatgtcagtATTCAAAGTCAAGGAGACTTTTCTGGCAGAAAAATTTGTTTCTAATAGTCAGTGCAGGATGTCAAATAGGCCAACATCTCATTCAGAATCTTCCTTCACACTACTTCAGTCAGACTAGAAATGAAGCACAAGGTTCTATATACAGGGAACAGAAACCTTTTAATTTGCAGAGTGCTAATTtttagcattagaaaaaaaaaatgcccttgaATCTTTTCTGGTAATGTCAcccaaaaacagagaaaagtgcCGACTTGTCAAACTGAATAAAATggcttagattttaaaaattaaatgatttatgATAAACAACAGGCAAAAATGAATTCAATTCACTGGCCAGAAAAACCTCACATTCAGCagtattactaaaaatacaaaatgagactTAAACAGCAGTGATCTACCTGACTGCAGACACCTTGGCATCAGCACGTGGCAGTCTCTTCGGAACCTCTAGTGAAGTCGAACTTACACTTTTTTGGCAACTTTGCAGTCCTGGTAAATAAGGCATTTTGATACATTCTTTGAGGTCTCCTCTACCAAATGCTGTGGCAtattctggttaaaaaaaataataatcatcttgATTAAATGTATACTACTTGTTTTACtacatactaaaatatataatgaaatacacaaaataataacaagtaaagaaaattaagtaaCTGTAATTTATCTAGCATCTTTCCCAGGAGAATGGCTTTCTTTCTACATCTCGACTATAGGGATTGCAGGAAGGATTAGATTAAGGGGCTGATTAAGAGTGGAATAAGATAGAACCcaatcttcacacacacacacacacacacacaaaataacaaacaaaaacaagaaaaaaaagaagcaagagtggaataaggaaaaagaacagcTTCACAGATCTTCCACAGTCATCACTATCTTCTGCCTTCATTGTTTTACTCAGAATTCCCACCATATTAAATACCTTCACACTGAAATAAAAGGCACTTTCAAGAGTCTTGTATTTTCTAGCACTCTGAGTCTTTCCACTTTCCTGCTTTTATGTAAATAAGAGGTGTAAACACATGTCATTTGAGCTAGCAAAAGGACATCAAAGAATTCCACTTGAGgaactaattttaattttctgtatgtaAAATTGCATACCAAATCTGTAAACCGCAACACTGAAGCATCAACACTGGTTTTTTTATTAACCTCACATATCCATTGCACAAAGAGAtggtcaaattattttttaaaattttaaaagcattaaatgGAAAAGTAAAAGAAGATTAAGAAGTtaaaggtggccgggcgcggtggctcaagcctgtaatcccagcactttgggaggccgaggcgggtggatcacgaggtcgagagatcgagaccatcctggtcaacatggtgaaaccccgtctctactaaaaatacaaaaaattagctgggcatggtggcacgtgcctgtaatcccagctactcaggaggctgagtcaggagaattgcctgaacccaggaggcggaggttgcggtgagccgagatcacgccattgcactccagcctgggtaacaagagcgaaactccgtctcaaaaaaaaaaaaagaagaagttaaagGTGTGGGGGGTGTTCTTTGAActaaacactatatatatatatatatatatatttttttttttttttctttttaaaggattctctgccaggtgtggtggtgcacacctgtaatcccattactttgggaggccaaggtgggcagatcatgaggtcaggagtttgagaccatcctgaccaacatggtgaaccctggtctctactaaaaatacaaaaattagttgggcatggaagcagatacctgtaatcccagctacttgggaggctgaggcaggagaatcgcttgaacctgggagatggaggttgcactgaactgagactgtgccattgcattccagcctgggcaacaagagtgaaactccatctcaaaaaaaaaaaaaaaaaaaaaaaaaacttattaataCATAAAAGCACTGTTAAAGATTTGGATgtcttgaaatataaaaatcacctcgagttatttaaaagaaaacactatTTATAAAATGGATTGTGATTCAACAGATATAGTACTGCATTGGATATTGAGAAATGCAGTTATTTAAGACaaatttgagttaaaaaaaagaaatgttctttaaaatttgtttccatCAGGAGTCACAGAATcacattaattaaattaattttagtttgctttcatttttctttttcatcagctTAAGATGTAATTCTTATATAAATGTCACAGAAAATGTCTCTTCCCTGATGAAAAAAATACGTGTAAATTCAAGGCACGATTTCTATGTTttcttaaggaaaataataataataaagttaccTTTCCTAATCTTTTGTGTTTCTAAAACTGCTTTCCTCCAactactgtcaaaaataaaacaactgccAAAGGAACTTCTGGTGACTTTGGAAGTCTCACATTTGATTTCAGGAGATGACACcgacattttttcttctttcaacagTGCTGATGAGAGGGAGAGGCTGCTGCAGAGAGAGACAGgacacaaaaagcaaagaaaacaaggcAAGTCTGAGGCAAGGCAAACAGACGTGTCAGAATATTTCTCTTTCaaactttgaatattttaatgaattctttCAAATTCCAGGTTACAGACATtgggtaatatttttaaaaagtaaagtccaGTGGCAAGTTATCACCTACAAGACAATGAAATACTTGGGTTCTCTCAAAAGCATTATTATAAAATGCATTTGtgcctgaaaaaaaaagacacattctatgcttcatgaaaaataaacatgttctcTACATAATCATCACCTTTATTCTAAACATGgacacagaaggaaaataaatcatgtaCCCTGCTTACTTAATATATTAAACACATATTCAATTCAGTCATATACATTAAGTATGTATTACATGCAAGGCATGACCACATCCAAAGTGTACAACCATGAGCAACTCTCAGGAGTCTCATGGGTATGGTGAGGAGTGACATCACTAAGACAGTTACCATCTATGAAATGCTATTTTTCCAGGAACCTTACTGGGcattttgcatacattttttCCAGCaatcacaacaaagaattatagACACTCAGATTCCGCTatgctcattcattcatacaaaataaattatttactgaGTGCTGATTTTATTCCAAGAACTACACAAAGCCTTAGAGAAACATGCTAAGCAAAATGGTTCCTGCCTTTGAGGAGCTTAGAATCTAGTAAAAGAAAAGCAGATCAGAAAATGGATAATACAGTTTTAGTAAGTGCTATGGTGGGGGAGCAAAAAATAAGGGTGCCGTGGGAGCAGACAGGAGGGAATCCCACCGCAGTCTTGGGCATTAGGGAACCGTTTCTGGAAGAAGCTGACAAAGCAAGGATGTGGGAgagcagaaggaggaagagatggcTCCTAGCAGAGGAAGagcattgtgatggttaatatcgtcaacttgattggattgaaggttGCAAAGTATTACTCCTGGGTGTGTCtttgagggtgttgccaaaggagataaacatttaagtcagtggattgggagaggcagacccacccttaatctgggtgggcaccatccagcAAGCTGCCAgcgtggctagaataaagcaggcaggacGTGGAAGAACTTGAGTTttctggctttcatctttctcctatgctggacgcttcctgcccttgaacatcagactccaaattcttcagaTTTTGGACTCTTGAACTTACACCCAGTGATCTGTCAGGGGCTCTCAGTACTGTCAGTTTccctactcattttttttttttttttttttctgagtcggagtttcactcttgttacccaggctggagtgcaatggcgcgatctcgcctcacctcaacctccgcctcctgggttcaggcaattctcctgcctcagcctcccaggcagctgggattacaggcacgcgccaccatgcccagctagttttttgtatttttagtagagacggggtttcactatgttgaccaggatggtctcgatctcttgacctcgtgatccacccacgtcggcctctcaaagtgctgggattacaggcttgagccaccgcgccccggcagtttccctacttttgaggttttgggacttggactggcttccttgctcctcagctggcagacagcctattgtgagaCTTCACCTTGCGATTGTGAGTCGAtgctccttaataaactcctcttcatatatacatctatccgattagttctgtccctctagaaaaccctgactaacacaAGCACATAAAAAGCATGGCGTTCTCAGGTGAGGGACAACAGGAATATAGTTGAGCACAGCTGCAGTGTGTGTGTTGCACAccagcagggagggaaggggaaaagcaAGAATGTGGCCGAGAACGTGGAAAGACAGGGCAAAAGATGAGggcaaagggaagaagagaaagagggaaaaagaggaagagggagggggggagggaagagaggagggggagTCACGGAGTAATCTCAGCAATGGGGGAGTATGGGGAAGCTGAGCCCTCTCCAGGAAGCTACTCCTGAGGGGTTGCTGCATCAGATCCTGAAAAGCTATTTGTTACAACATGAgaaatcagttaaaaataaaggagGGAAAGTCTTTAGATTTTGTGATGAGATCttaacaagcttttttttttctttttctttttctttttatgagacggagtttcactgttgttgctcaggctggagtgcaatggcacaatcttagctcaccgcaacctccgcctcccgggttcaagggattctcctgcctcagcctccctagtagctgggattacaagtatgggccaccacaccctgctaatttttgtatttttagtagagacagggtttctccgtgttggtcagactggtttcaaactcccaacctcagtgatccgcctgcct from Saimiri boliviensis isolate mSaiBol1 chromosome 15, mSaiBol1.pri, whole genome shotgun sequence carries:
- the C15H8orf89 gene encoding putative uncharacterized protein C8orf89 homolog, with the protein product MSVSSPEIKCETSKVTRSSFGSCFIFDSSWRKAVLETQKIRKEYATAFGRGDLKECIKMPYLPGLQSCQKSVSSTSLEVPKRLPRADAKVSAVRIKKTKETGSVPPLQEKSKGSGFSDPLTGASAQYLERLSKMAILEYNTICQETTRKSKKGRKRELRDC